Proteins from a genomic interval of Pseudomonas silesiensis:
- a CDS encoding dicarboxylate/amino acid:cation symporter, translating into MKRIFGKLYVQVLLAVILGAIVGVFVPETGTALKPLGDAFIKLIKMLLAPVIFLTVVTGIARMENMKELGRVGFRALIYFEVVSTLALVVGLVVVDVFKPGAGMNIDVATLDTSSLATYTSAVKHASFMDFVMNIIPDTIVDAFAKGNVLQILLFSILLGIALAHAGPRAKAFVDTLDGLMQGMFRIVNMVMRLAPIGAFGAIAFTIGKYGFGSLFSLGKLMACVYLTCAVFVIFVLGPICRYSGFSLWKFLKFIKEELFTVLGTSSSESVLPQMISKMEKAGVSKPVAGMIIPSGLTFNPDGQAIYYTIAAIFIAQATNTPLTLTDQLIVLAVLMFTSKGSAGVTGSGFIILAATLSSLGTIPVAGMVLLLGVDRFMSEARAITNTIGNGVGTMAMAKWVGALDTVKMHKALNGEVADEQPEVIQAEVAAGPASKEAGTLLDASQLSEWGPCRSELARDGR; encoded by the coding sequence ATGAAAAGAATATTTGGCAAACTCTATGTACAAGTGCTCCTCGCCGTCATCCTCGGCGCCATCGTCGGGGTGTTCGTTCCGGAAACCGGCACCGCGCTCAAGCCGTTGGGCGACGCCTTCATCAAGCTGATCAAAATGCTCCTCGCCCCGGTGATCTTCCTGACCGTGGTCACGGGCATCGCGCGCATGGAAAACATGAAGGAACTGGGCCGTGTCGGCTTCCGGGCGCTGATCTATTTCGAAGTGGTGTCAACCCTGGCGCTGGTGGTCGGCCTGGTCGTCGTCGATGTGTTCAAACCCGGTGCGGGCATGAACATTGATGTCGCGACACTGGATACGTCCAGTCTGGCAACCTACACGTCAGCCGTGAAACACGCCTCGTTCATGGACTTCGTCATGAACATCATCCCCGACACCATCGTGGATGCGTTCGCCAAGGGCAACGTGCTGCAAATCCTGCTGTTTTCCATTTTGCTTGGCATTGCCCTGGCGCATGCAGGGCCGCGTGCAAAAGCGTTCGTCGACACGCTGGATGGATTGATGCAGGGCATGTTTCGCATCGTCAACATGGTCATGCGCCTGGCGCCCATCGGTGCGTTCGGTGCCATCGCGTTCACCATCGGCAAGTACGGCTTCGGCTCGCTGTTCTCGCTGGGCAAGCTGATGGCCTGCGTTTACCTGACCTGCGCCGTGTTCGTGATCTTCGTCCTGGGGCCGATCTGCCGCTACAGCGGTTTCAGCCTGTGGAAGTTCCTGAAGTTCATCAAGGAAGAACTGTTCACCGTGCTCGGCACCAGCTCTTCGGAATCGGTGTTGCCGCAGATGATTTCCAAGATGGAAAAGGCCGGTGTGTCCAAACCTGTGGCCGGGATGATCATTCCCTCTGGACTGACCTTCAACCCGGACGGGCAGGCGATCTACTACACCATCGCCGCCATCTTCATCGCCCAGGCCACGAATACGCCGCTGACCCTGACGGATCAGTTGATCGTGCTGGCGGTGTTGATGTTTACGTCCAAAGGCTCTGCGGGTGTCACCGGTTCGGGGTTCATCATTCTGGCGGCGACCTTATCGTCCCTGGGCACCATTCCGGTGGCGGGCATGGTGCTGCTGTTGGGCGTCGACCGCTTCATGTCGGAAGCGCGGGCGATCACCAACACCATTGGCAACGGCGTCGGCACCATGGCCATGGCCAAATGGGTCGGGGCGCTGGACACCGTGAAAATGCACAAGGCGCTCAATGGCGAGGTCGCCGATGAACAGCCTGAGGTGATACAAGCAGAAGTCGCCGCGGGTCCTGCATCGAAAGAAGCGGGCACCTTGCTCGATGCCAGTCAGTTAAGCGAATGGGGCCCTTGTAGGAGCGAGCTTGCTCGCGATGGTCGTTAA
- a CDS encoding TonB-dependent siderophore receptor, protein MKHYAPLLAGLTLGLFEQPLSAAETLVLDELSITDSLIEERADGPVRGYRATRSATATRTDTDIRDTPQSIDVIPAQVIQDLNTSRIDRALDFAGGVARQNNFGGLTFLNYSVRGFTTGELYKNGFAINRGSYSSPDTSSIERIEVLKGPAASLYGRGDPGGLVNIVTKRPQPEAFSTLSVSAGTWDRYRSNLDVNAPLDSEGNLLGRVNLAVEDNGSFRDHVGNERRIVSPSLSWQISPDTRLMLDTEFSRTESVFDRGIPAVNGELGSVKRSTFLGEPNDGQIRNDNQTIDLALEHYLNDDWKLRLANHYTQGTLKGASSEPQALVGTTISRFYRERDFEWNDSITQAELHGHFELGGWQHQTLTGLEYENYRNSQKYPQSATLLSYGLDIYNPVYGQPKPALTRANDFFEHTESYALNLQDQIAFTERLRGLIGVRLERIEQTSLNRTTGVSNSQEKDVATPRIGLLYQLTPQVGVFANASTSFKPNTVGTQGQVYKPEKGLGYESGLKLDLFDSRIGATVALFHIDKENVITTDALGDSVAAGKARSQGLDLQFSGQVTDALRVIGAYAYIDAEVTKGDAAIPEGSDLLGIARHSGSLMAVHAFQNGALRGSDIGAAVSYVGERSGQTGSAFTLPSYSTVDLLAHYQASEEVTVGLNLNNLFNRKYYERAYNSAWVMPGDPRNLSVSLTLNL, encoded by the coding sequence TTGAAACACTACGCGCCGCTGCTGGCAGGACTCACCCTCGGGCTATTCGAACAACCGCTATCAGCGGCAGAAACCCTGGTGCTGGACGAGCTATCCATCACCGATTCATTGATCGAAGAACGCGCCGACGGCCCGGTGCGTGGTTATCGCGCCACCCGCTCGGCCACGGCCACCCGCACCGACACGGACATCCGCGACACCCCGCAGAGCATTGACGTCATTCCCGCCCAGGTGATCCAGGACCTCAATACCTCCCGCATCGACCGCGCCCTGGATTTCGCCGGTGGCGTAGCACGGCAGAACAACTTCGGCGGGCTGACCTTTCTCAACTACAGCGTGCGTGGCTTCACCACCGGCGAGCTGTACAAGAACGGCTTTGCGATCAATCGTGGCAGCTACAGCTCGCCGGACACTTCCAGCATCGAGCGCATCGAAGTCCTCAAGGGGCCGGCGGCCAGCCTCTACGGGCGTGGCGATCCCGGTGGCCTGGTCAACATCGTCACCAAGCGCCCCCAGCCCGAAGCCTTCAGCACCCTGAGTGTCAGCGCGGGCACCTGGGATCGCTATCGGAGCAACCTGGACGTCAACGCCCCGCTCGACAGCGAGGGCAACTTGCTGGGTCGGGTCAACCTGGCGGTCGAGGACAACGGCAGCTTTCGCGACCATGTCGGCAACGAACGACGCATTGTCAGCCCGTCGCTGAGCTGGCAGATTTCGCCGGACACCCGGCTGATGCTCGACACCGAATTTTCCCGCACCGAATCGGTGTTCGACCGCGGCATTCCTGCGGTCAATGGTGAGCTGGGCTCGGTCAAGCGCTCGACCTTCCTCGGCGAGCCCAACGACGGCCAGATCCGCAACGACAACCAGACCATCGACCTGGCGCTGGAACACTACCTGAACGACGACTGGAAACTGCGCCTGGCCAACCACTACACCCAAGGCACGCTCAAGGGCGCGAGCTCGGAACCCCAGGCCCTGGTCGGCACGACCATCAGCCGTTTCTACCGCGAGCGTGATTTCGAGTGGAACGACTCCATCACCCAGGCCGAGCTGCACGGACACTTCGAGCTCGGCGGCTGGCAGCATCAGACGCTGACGGGGCTGGAATACGAGAACTATCGCAACAGCCAGAAGTACCCGCAGAGTGCCACGCTGCTGAGCTATGGCCTGGACATTTATAATCCGGTGTACGGTCAGCCCAAGCCGGCCCTGACCCGGGCCAACGACTTCTTCGAGCACACCGAGAGCTACGCCCTCAATCTCCAGGATCAGATCGCTTTCACCGAACGCCTGCGCGGGCTGATCGGCGTCCGCCTGGAGCGCATCGAGCAGACGTCGCTGAACCGCACCACGGGTGTGAGCAACAGCCAGGAAAAGGACGTCGCCACCCCGCGCATCGGCCTGCTCTATCAACTGACGCCGCAGGTCGGCGTGTTCGCCAACGCCTCCACCTCGTTCAAGCCCAACACCGTCGGCACTCAAGGCCAGGTGTACAAACCTGAAAAAGGCCTGGGCTATGAGAGCGGCCTGAAACTCGATCTCTTCGACAGCCGCATCGGTGCGACTGTCGCCCTGTTCCACATCGACAAGGAAAATGTCATCACCACCGATGCCCTGGGTGACAGCGTCGCCGCAGGCAAAGCCCGCAGCCAGGGCCTGGACCTGCAGTTCAGCGGCCAGGTCACCGATGCCCTGCGTGTCATCGGCGCTTACGCCTACATCGACGCCGAAGTGACCAAGGGCGACGCGGCCATCCCCGAAGGCAGCGACCTGCTCGGCATCGCCCGACACAGCGGCAGCCTGATGGCCGTGCACGCGTTCCAGAACGGCGCCTTGCGGGGCTCGGATATCGGCGCAGCCGTGAGCTACGTGGGTGAGCGCTCGGGCCAGACCGGCAGCGCCTTCACCCTCCCCTCCTACAGCACCGTCGACCTGCTCGCCCATTACCAAGCCAGCGAGGAGGTCACCGTCGGGCTGAACCTCAACAACCTGTTCAACCGCAAGTATTACGAACGCGCCTACAACAGCGCCTGGGTCATGCCGGGCGATCCACGCAACCTCAGCGTCAGCCTGACCCTCAACCTCTGA
- a CDS encoding thiamine pyrophosphate-binding protein, whose protein sequence is MNKSISRRSGGQILVDALRIHGVKRAFCVPGESYLAVLDALHDVQEEIDLVVCRQEGGAAYMAEAYGKLTGEPGICFVTRGPGATNASVGVHTAFQDSTPMILFIGQVARDQQYREAFQEIDFRQMFGPLAKWVVQIDDTRRIPELISQAFHRAVNGRPGPVVVALPEDMLTELAQVSDAGPFKRVLMTPAAEQLTAMQQLLERSERPLMVLGGSGWDAESVHDIRLFAEQQDIPVAASFRCQDLFDNRHPNYVGDLGFAASAPLLSAVKEADLLLVVGSRMGEVSTGGYAALEIPVPRQTLIHIHQGIEELGRVYQPALAINSSMSTFAKSASKLPAAAPGKNSEWTRTLNSHYQQNLERSPSPGNVQMADIIAWLNRRLPDDAILTNGAGNYAVWLQRFYQFRQYRTQLGPTNGSMGYGVPAAVAAKLTCPERVVVSFSGDGCFLMNGQEIATAAQYGANVIFVVINNGMYGTIRMHQERNYPGRVSGTDLHNPDFVALAQAYGLHGELVTVTAGFQPAFERCLAMSRPCLIEVRVDPEALTPRLSLSQIRAQSSKQ, encoded by the coding sequence ATGAATAAAAGCATTTCTCGTCGTAGCGGAGGTCAGATTCTGGTGGATGCCCTGCGCATCCACGGCGTCAAAAGAGCTTTCTGTGTGCCTGGAGAAAGCTACCTCGCGGTACTCGATGCATTGCACGACGTGCAGGAAGAAATCGACCTGGTCGTCTGCCGTCAGGAAGGCGGCGCGGCCTATATGGCCGAAGCCTACGGCAAACTCACCGGCGAGCCAGGCATCTGCTTCGTCACCCGAGGCCCGGGGGCAACCAATGCCTCGGTTGGCGTCCACACCGCGTTCCAGGATTCCACGCCGATGATTTTGTTCATTGGCCAGGTGGCTCGCGACCAACAGTATCGCGAAGCCTTTCAGGAAATCGATTTTCGCCAGATGTTCGGCCCCCTGGCCAAATGGGTCGTGCAGATAGACGACACACGCCGGATTCCCGAACTGATCAGCCAGGCATTCCACCGCGCAGTGAATGGCAGGCCTGGGCCCGTCGTGGTCGCGTTACCGGAGGACATGCTGACTGAACTGGCGCAAGTGAGTGACGCCGGACCGTTCAAACGGGTCCTGATGACCCCGGCCGCCGAGCAATTGACCGCGATGCAACAACTGCTCGAGCGGTCAGAGCGACCCTTGATGGTGCTGGGTGGCAGCGGCTGGGATGCCGAATCGGTGCACGACATCCGGCTGTTTGCCGAACAGCAGGACATCCCTGTGGCAGCGTCCTTTCGCTGCCAGGACCTGTTCGACAATCGACACCCCAACTACGTGGGAGATCTTGGCTTCGCCGCTTCGGCGCCGTTGTTGTCAGCGGTGAAAGAGGCCGACCTGCTGCTCGTGGTCGGTTCTCGAATGGGCGAGGTTTCAACAGGTGGATATGCGGCCCTGGAGATTCCGGTGCCCAGGCAAACCCTGATTCATATTCATCAAGGTATCGAGGAGCTGGGCCGGGTTTACCAACCTGCGTTGGCGATCAACAGCAGCATGTCGACCTTTGCCAAATCAGCCTCAAAACTTCCAGCAGCCGCCCCCGGAAAAAACAGCGAATGGACGCGCACGCTGAACAGCCACTATCAGCAAAACCTGGAGCGGTCGCCCTCCCCTGGCAACGTGCAAATGGCCGACATCATTGCCTGGTTGAATCGCAGGCTGCCGGACGACGCGATCCTGACCAATGGTGCGGGAAACTATGCGGTCTGGCTTCAACGGTTCTATCAGTTCCGCCAATACCGTACCCAGCTCGGCCCTACCAATGGCTCGATGGGTTATGGCGTTCCTGCTGCGGTGGCGGCCAAGCTGACGTGCCCGGAACGGGTGGTGGTTTCATTCTCGGGCGATGGCTGTTTCTTGATGAATGGCCAGGAGATAGCGACTGCTGCGCAATACGGAGCCAACGTCATTTTCGTTGTGATCAATAACGGCATGTACGGCACCATCAGAATGCACCAGGAACGTAACTATCCGGGACGCGTTTCAGGGACTGATCTGCACAACCCGGACTTTGTAGCACTGGCTCAAGCCTACGGACTGCATGGTGAATTGGTGACCGTCACGGCCGGATTCCAACCCGCTTTTGAACGCTGCCTGGCAATGTCCCGGCCGTGCTTGATTGAAGTGAGAGTGGACCCGGAAGCCTTGACGCCGCGACTGAGCCTGAGCCAGATCAGAGCGCAATCTAGCAAGCAGTAA
- a CDS encoding DUF6124 family protein: MFKVTPNPPDTDPVSPYEPDSNTLNETAERTLDFHSPSTADIKATPRTPSTLFTIDPQATTETLAVYLVETLASVDVMVHHLVDHLDGGSRNALLGISNSIMLAEITANRMLDQIDPSA; encoded by the coding sequence ATGTTCAAGGTTACACCGAACCCGCCGGACACCGATCCGGTATCCCCATACGAACCCGATTCAAACACACTCAACGAGACCGCCGAACGGACCCTCGATTTCCACTCCCCGTCGACTGCCGACATCAAAGCCACCCCGCGCACACCCAGCACCCTGTTTACCATCGACCCGCAGGCCACGACCGAAACCCTGGCGGTTTATCTGGTCGAGACGCTGGCCTCAGTCGATGTAATGGTCCATCACCTGGTGGATCATCTGGACGGTGGTTCGCGCAACGCCCTGCTGGGCATTTCCAACAGCATCATGCTCGCGGAAATCACGGCCAACCGGATGCTGGATCAGATCGATCCATCCGCCTGA
- a CDS encoding NADPH-dependent F420 reductase, which produces MPKILFLMFASLVLCTSQAMADALKISVIGAGKVGGTLGTLWVKAGHSVMFSSRHPEELTDLVKSAGPNARAGSVSDAAAWGDVIVLSVPYGAMPVLSEQLKGKLDGKVVFSTSNPFSGRDGDVGRKALDEGVALADQQYLPGVHLVRAFNAISYTSMKDQAGKGKAIPVFADDSQARELGARLVRDSGFVPVIFPLARAKDGLPNGPLSGVWNEADLKRKQTN; this is translated from the coding sequence ATGCCCAAGATCCTCTTTTTGATGTTCGCCAGCCTGGTCCTGTGCACCAGCCAGGCGATGGCGGACGCTCTCAAGATCAGCGTGATCGGCGCCGGCAAGGTCGGCGGTACGCTTGGCACGCTTTGGGTGAAGGCCGGTCACTCGGTGATGTTTTCGTCACGCCATCCCGAGGAGCTGACGGACCTGGTCAAAAGCGCCGGCCCCAACGCTCGGGCGGGCTCGGTAAGCGATGCCGCGGCATGGGGCGATGTGATCGTGTTGAGTGTTCCCTACGGTGCGATGCCGGTGCTGTCCGAACAGCTGAAAGGCAAGCTGGACGGCAAGGTGGTGTTCAGTACCAGCAACCCGTTCAGCGGCCGTGACGGAGACGTCGGGCGCAAAGCGCTGGATGAGGGTGTTGCCTTGGCGGACCAGCAGTACCTGCCCGGGGTGCACCTGGTGCGGGCGTTCAACGCCATCAGCTACACATCGATGAAAGACCAGGCGGGCAAAGGCAAGGCAATTCCCGTTTTCGCCGACGATAGCCAGGCCCGGGAACTCGGTGCCCGGCTGGTGCGCGACAGCGGCTTCGTGCCGGTGATTTTCCCGCTGGCGCGAGCCAAGGACGGTTTGCCGAACGGCCCGCTTAGTGGCGTCTGGAACGAGGCCGATCTCAAGCGCAAACAAACGAACTGA
- the tspO gene encoding tryptophan-rich sensory protein TspO produces MTFLIFLLACGAAASTGILFKPGQWYDSLVKPDFTPPNWLFPVAWSIIYLLLAWAGYRLTLIPGSQVVLALWAAQIALNTLWTPVFFGAHHIFAGMVILALLWLVVAAMVVMAMQLDVITGLILFPYLVWLCVAAALNFSILRNNR; encoded by the coding sequence ATGACCTTTCTAATATTTTTATTAGCCTGTGGTGCTGCCGCGAGCACCGGCATCCTTTTCAAACCAGGCCAATGGTACGACTCGCTCGTTAAACCGGACTTCACGCCACCCAACTGGCTGTTTCCGGTCGCCTGGTCGATTATCTATCTGTTGCTTGCCTGGGCCGGGTACCGGTTGACATTGATACCGGGAAGTCAGGTGGTGCTGGCGTTATGGGCGGCGCAGATTGCGCTCAATACCCTGTGGACACCGGTGTTCTTCGGCGCGCACCATATTTTCGCCGGCATGGTGATCCTGGCGCTGCTCTGGCTTGTGGTGGCTGCAATGGTGGTGATGGCCATGCAACTGGACGTAATCACTGGCTTGATCCTGTTTCCTTACCTGGTGTGGCTGTGTGTAGCCGCAGCGTTGAATTTTTCCATCTTGCGTAATAATCGCTGA
- a CDS encoding 2-oxoadipate dioxygenase/decarboxylase HglS: protein MNTQGFVEADEIRTRFSRAMSDMYKQEVPLYGTLMELVAETNSTVMASDKAVSGHLQRTGEIERLDMERHGAIRVGTPEELATIARLFAVMGMQPVGYYDLTPAGVPVHSTAFRAIHEDSLQASPFRVFTSLLRLDLIENVEIRQRVQAILDQRQIFTPDALKLIEKFETHGGLDAKDAADFVEQALETFRWHHDATVTAKDYQRLHDQHRLIADVVAFKGPHINHLTPRTLDIDMIQNGMQQKGITPKAVIEGPPRRRCPILLRQTSFKALQETVAFTDQDGIATGSHTARFGEIEQRGAALTPKGRELYDSLLNAARAELGEFPSESNAEKYTAILEKHFKDFPDDYAELHDKGLAYFRYFPTQKGIASRSNSHRPSSRQELIAQGHIQYEPLVYEDFLPVSAAGIFQSNLGDDSQAHYAGSSNQAEFEKALGQKVTNELKLYADTQRRSLLDCSTILAVSPLV, encoded by the coding sequence ATGAACACTCAAGGTTTCGTCGAAGCAGACGAAATTCGTACCCGCTTTTCCCGGGCAATGTCCGACATGTACAAGCAAGAGGTACCGCTCTACGGAACACTCATGGAGCTGGTCGCCGAGACCAACAGCACAGTGATGGCGTCGGATAAGGCCGTTTCCGGCCACCTGCAACGCACAGGCGAAATCGAGCGTCTGGACATGGAGCGTCATGGGGCCATCCGCGTCGGCACGCCTGAAGAGTTGGCGACCATTGCGCGACTGTTCGCCGTCATGGGCATGCAGCCTGTCGGCTACTACGACCTGACCCCTGCCGGCGTCCCGGTGCACTCCACGGCATTTCGCGCCATCCATGAAGACTCGTTGCAGGCCAGTCCATTCAGGGTATTCACTTCACTCCTGCGCCTGGACCTGATTGAAAATGTAGAGATTCGACAGCGTGTTCAGGCGATCCTGGATCAGCGGCAGATTTTCACCCCGGACGCGCTGAAGCTCATCGAGAAATTCGAAACCCATGGCGGCCTTGATGCGAAGGATGCCGCGGATTTCGTCGAGCAGGCATTAGAGACATTTCGCTGGCATCACGACGCGACAGTCACGGCGAAAGACTATCAGCGCTTGCATGATCAGCACCGGCTCATCGCCGACGTGGTCGCCTTCAAAGGCCCGCATATCAATCACCTCACGCCTCGAACCCTGGACATCGACATGATCCAGAATGGCATGCAACAAAAGGGCATCACACCGAAGGCCGTTATCGAAGGCCCTCCCCGTCGCCGATGCCCGATTCTGCTACGCCAGACCAGTTTCAAGGCGTTGCAGGAAACCGTGGCCTTCACTGATCAAGACGGAATCGCAACGGGGAGCCACACGGCTCGATTCGGCGAGATCGAACAACGCGGCGCCGCACTGACGCCCAAAGGCCGCGAACTTTACGACAGCCTGCTGAACGCTGCACGTGCAGAGCTGGGGGAGTTCCCGTCCGAATCCAATGCAGAAAAATACACCGCGATTCTGGAAAAACACTTCAAGGACTTTCCAGACGACTACGCTGAACTGCACGACAAAGGCCTTGCCTATTTCCGCTATTTCCCAACACAAAAAGGCATTGCATCGCGCAGCAACAGTCACCGTCCAAGCTCGCGCCAGGAGCTGATTGCGCAGGGTCACATTCAATACGAGCCCCTGGTCTATGAAGACTTTCTGCCCGTCAGCGCGGCGGGAATCTTCCAGTCGAACCTTGGCGATGACTCGCAAGCTCATTACGCAGGCAGCTCCAACCAGGCGGAATTCGAAAAGGCATTGGGCCAAAAAGTCACCAACGAGCTCAAGCTCTACGCGGACACCCAACGCCGCTCCTTGCTGGACTGCTCGACCATCCTGGCGGTTTCTCCTCTCGTCTAG
- a CDS encoding tartrate dehydrogenase — MSAYKIAAVPGDGIGVEVIAAGVEVLQALSKKSGFELDFKHFDWNSDNYLKNGYYIPEGGLEELKTFDAIFFGAVGALNVPDHISLWGLRLPICQGFDQYANVRPARVLPGVKSPLLNGDQIDWVVVRENSEGEYSGNGGRVHRGLPEEVATEVSVFTRAGVERIHRFAFELAQSRPRKHLTMVTKSNAQRHGMVLWDEIFYEVAKDFPDVKIDKELVDAVTTRMVLKPSTLDVIVATNLHADILSDLAAALSGSLGIAPTANLNPSRKFPSMFEPIHGSAFDITGKGVANPIATFWTAAMMLEHLGEAAAAKQLMSAIEAVTESGLHTPDLGGNATTRQITEAIIALINR, encoded by the coding sequence ATGAGCGCATACAAAATTGCTGCGGTTCCAGGTGACGGCATCGGTGTTGAAGTGATCGCCGCCGGTGTCGAGGTGCTGCAAGCCCTGTCGAAAAAGTCCGGCTTCGAACTGGATTTCAAACACTTCGACTGGAACTCGGATAACTACCTTAAAAACGGGTACTACATCCCCGAAGGCGGGCTGGAGGAACTGAAAACCTTCGACGCGATTTTCTTCGGCGCGGTCGGTGCGCTCAACGTGCCGGATCACATTTCCCTGTGGGGCCTGCGCCTGCCGATCTGCCAGGGCTTCGACCAGTACGCCAACGTACGTCCGGCGCGGGTGCTGCCAGGGGTTAAAAGCCCGCTGCTCAATGGTGATCAGATCGACTGGGTGGTGGTGCGTGAAAACTCCGAAGGCGAGTACTCCGGCAATGGCGGCCGCGTGCACCGGGGCCTGCCGGAAGAAGTGGCCACGGAAGTGTCGGTGTTCACCCGGGCCGGGGTCGAGCGCATCCACCGCTTCGCCTTCGAACTGGCGCAGAGCCGTCCACGCAAGCACCTGACCATGGTGACCAAGTCCAACGCGCAGCGTCACGGCATGGTGCTGTGGGACGAGATCTTCTACGAAGTGGCCAAGGATTTTCCTGACGTCAAAATCGACAAGGAACTGGTCGATGCCGTGACCACACGGATGGTGCTCAAACCGTCGACGCTGGACGTGATCGTCGCCACCAACCTGCACGCCGACATCCTCTCCGATCTGGCAGCCGCATTGTCCGGCAGCCTGGGCATTGCACCGACCGCCAACCTAAACCCGTCGCGCAAATTCCCTTCGATGTTCGAACCGATCCATGGCTCGGCCTTCGACATCACCGGCAAAGGTGTCGCCAACCCGATCGCGACATTCTGGACGGCGGCGATGATGCTCGAACACCTTGGCGAAGCCGCTGCGGCCAAGCAATTGATGTCCGCCATCGAGGCGGTGACCGAGAGCGGTCTGCATACCCCCGATCTCGGTGGCAACGCCACCACCCGCCAGATCACGGAAGCGATCATTGCGTTGATCAACCGCTGA
- a CDS encoding LysR family transcriptional regulator, whose protein sequence is MSQTLDLSFFYLLANKGSLAATARELGVTPPAVSKRLTALEARLGTRLVNRTTRSMSLTPEGELYFSHAARILTQINEVEQLISSSRATPKGLIRVNASLGFGRRYIGPALGAFFAQYPEVEIQLEITDHPLDLTTHGFDLGIRFGTLPDAAFHARKIASNRRLLCASPLYLEKHGVPQRLADLQQHNCIFLRQNETPYGVWSFTNGGRTQNVKVRGALGCNDGEVALNWALEGHGILLRAEWDIARYVRSGRLRLVLEDQTPTRADVYAVYPQQLHLSARVRSLIDFLVERFKHIDHLEGVEAGQE, encoded by the coding sequence ATGAGCCAAACCCTGGATTTGTCTTTTTTCTACCTGCTGGCCAATAAAGGCAGCCTGGCCGCCACGGCTCGAGAGCTGGGCGTCACGCCACCGGCCGTGAGCAAACGCCTGACCGCCCTGGAAGCGCGTCTCGGCACACGCCTGGTCAACCGCACCACGCGCTCGATGAGCCTGACCCCGGAAGGCGAGCTGTATTTCTCCCATGCCGCGCGCATCCTCACGCAGATCAACGAGGTCGAGCAGTTGATCAGCAGCAGTCGGGCGACCCCCAAAGGCCTGATTCGTGTCAACGCATCGCTGGGGTTCGGCCGGCGCTACATCGGCCCCGCATTGGGCGCGTTCTTCGCGCAATACCCGGAGGTGGAAATACAGCTGGAAATCACTGACCACCCGCTCGACCTGACGACCCACGGGTTTGACCTGGGCATTCGTTTCGGCACGCTGCCGGACGCCGCTTTCCATGCCCGCAAGATCGCTTCCAACCGCCGCCTGTTATGCGCCTCGCCGCTGTACCTGGAAAAACATGGCGTGCCGCAACGCCTCGCGGATCTGCAACAACACAACTGCATCTTCCTGCGGCAAAACGAAACGCCCTACGGCGTGTGGAGCTTTACCAACGGTGGGCGCACACAAAACGTCAAGGTGCGCGGCGCGCTAGGCTGCAACGACGGTGAAGTGGCGCTGAATTGGGCGCTGGAAGGTCACGGCATTCTGCTGCGGGCCGAATGGGACATAGCCCGCTATGTGCGCAGTGGCCGCCTGCGCCTGGTGCTGGAAGACCAGACCCCCACCCGCGCCGATGTCTACGCCGTGTATCCACAGCAGCTGCACCTGTCGGCGCGGGTGCGCAGCCTGATCGATTTTCTGGTCGAGAGATTCAAGCACATTGATCATCTGGAGGGAGTGGAGGCTGGGCAGGAATGA
- a CDS encoding DUF4198 domain-containing protein, with the protein MHSSLKIAAALALVITAQASAHGLWTEERRGNIEVVYGHGAEDGPFKAEKIKGGWAFDAAGKMIPVTVQRLADHARLQPLRPPAIMAVLLDNGPWSQTPDKRWVNQDRTQVQDAIASTHSFKYSLAIYQEGARLPKLDMLRLAIIPQSDPLKVGPGKELQVQVLIDGRPAADIELYGDYRGAPHEISGKTDKGGRARIKVRNEGLNIIAAQLTLPMPKGAPVDKQSLFSSLTFVGEPHHE; encoded by the coding sequence ATGCACTCGTCACTGAAAATCGCCGCCGCCCTGGCGCTCGTCATCACCGCACAGGCCAGCGCCCACGGCCTGTGGACCGAGGAACGCCGAGGCAACATCGAGGTGGTGTATGGCCATGGCGCCGAGGACGGCCCCTTCAAAGCCGAGAAGATCAAGGGCGGCTGGGCGTTTGACGCGGCCGGCAAAATGATCCCCGTGACCGTCCAGCGCCTGGCAGACCACGCCCGCCTGCAGCCGCTGCGTCCACCGGCAATCATGGCCGTGCTGCTGGACAACGGCCCCTGGTCGCAGACCCCGGACAAGCGATGGGTCAATCAAGACCGTACCCAGGTGCAGGACGCCATCGCGTCGACCCACAGTTTCAAGTACAGCCTGGCGATCTATCAGGAAGGCGCGCGCCTGCCGAAGCTGGACATGTTGCGCCTGGCGATCATCCCGCAAAGCGACCCGCTGAAAGTCGGCCCGGGCAAGGAACTGCAAGTGCAGGTGTTGATCGACGGCAGGCCCGCGGCCGATATCGAGCTCTATGGCGACTACCGCGGCGCACCCCATGAAATCAGCGGCAAGACTGACAAGGGTGGCCGCGCACGCATCAAGGTGCGCAACGAAGGGCTGAATATCATCGCCGCCCAACTCACGCTGCCGATGCCCAAAGGGGCGCCTGTCGACAAGCAGAGCTTGTTCAGCTCGCTGACGTTCGTCGGCGAGCCGCACCACGAATAA